In the genome of Globicephala melas chromosome 3, mGloMel1.2, whole genome shotgun sequence, one region contains:
- the FLT4 gene encoding vascular endothelial growth factor receptor 3: protein MQRGAALCLCLWLCLGLLDSERGLASGYSMTPPTLNITEETHVIDSSDSLSISCRGQHPLEWAWPGAQDAPVTGEKDGEDMGIVRDCEGTDARPYCKVLLLQQAHANDTGSYRCYYKYIKARIEGTTAASTYVFVRDLEQPFINKPDTLLVNRKDSMWVPCLVSIPGLNVTLRSQSSALWPDGQEVVWDDRRGMRVPTPLLRDALYLQCETTWGGQAFLSNPFLVHITGNELYDIQLFPKKSLELLVGEKLVLNCTVWAEFNSGVTFDWDYPGKQAERGKWVPERRSQQTHTELSSILTIHNVSQHDLGPYVCLANNGIQQFQESTEVIVHEKPFISVEWLKGPILEATAGDELVKLPVKLAAYPPPEFQWYKDRKAVSGRHSPHVLVLKEVTEASAGIYTLALWNSAAGLRRNISLELVVNVPPHIHEKEASSPSIYSRHSRQALTCTAYGVPPPLSIQWHWRPWTPCKTFTQRSLQRRQQRDQMPQCQDWREVTMQDAVNPIESLDTWTEFVEGKNKTVSKLVIQDANVSAMYKCVVFNKVGQDERLIYFYVTTIPDGFSIESEPSEDPLEGQAVRLSCRADNYTYQHLRWYRLNLSTLHDAHGNPLLLDCKNVHLFATPLAASLEEAAPGVRHATLSLTIPSVAPEHEGDYVCEVQDRRSHDKHCHKKYLSVQALEVPRLTQNLTDLLVNVSDSLEMRCPVAGAHMPSIVWYKDERLLEEESGIDLADSNQRLSIQRVREEDAGRYLCSVCNTKGCVNSSASVAVEGSEDKGNMEIVILIGTGVIAVFFWVLLLLIFCNMRRPTHADIKTGYLSIIMDPGEVPLEEQCEYLSYDASQWEFPRERLHLGRVLGHGAFGKVVEASAFGINKGSSCDTVAVKMLKEGATASEHRALMSELKILIHIGNHLNVVNLLGACTKPNGPLMVIVEFCKYGNLSNFLRAKREAFNPYAEKSLEQRRRFCSMVEGAKADRRRPGSSDRALLTRLLMGKGGAGRAPPVQEAEDLWLSPLTMEDLVCYSFQVARGMEFLASRKCIHRDLAARNILLSESDVVKICDFGLARDIYKDPDYVRKGSARLPLKWMAPESIFDKVYTTQSDVWSFGVLLWEIFSLGASPYPGVQINEEFCQRLKEGTRMRAPELATPAIRRIMLSCWAGDPKERPAFSDLVEILGDLLQGRGHQEEEDCVVSCGSQSSEEGSFLQASTTALHVMETDADMEDSPPSLHRHSLAARYYNCVSFPGCLARGTQTQGPFRMKTFEEFPMTLTTYKASVDSQTDSGMVLASEEFERLESRHRQESGLSCKGPGRNMDVTMAHPDPPGRRQRPDPGTQGQVFYNSEYGELAGPPEESDGIPSAQVPFFTDSSY, encoded by the exons GGGGCAGCACCCCCTGGAGTGGGCCTGGCCAGGGGCTCAGGATGCACCAGTCACAGGGGAGAAGGACGGCGAGGACATGGGGATCGTGCGAGACTGTGAGGGCACAGATGCCCGGCCCTACTGCAAGGTTCTGCTGCTGCAGCAGGCCCACGCCAATGACACGGGCAGCTACCGCTGCTACTACAAGTATATCAAGGCTCGCATTGAGGGCACCACTGCAGCCAGCACCTACGTATTTGTGAGAG ACTTGGAGCAGCCATTCATCAACAAGCCGGACACACTGCTGGTCAACAGGAAGGACTCCATGTGGGTGCCCTGCCTGGTGTCCATCCCCGGCCTCAACGTCACGCTGCGCTCG CAAAGCTCAGCACTGTGGCCTGATGGGCAGGAAGTGGTGTGGGACGACCGCCGGGGCATGCGTGTACCCACTCCCCTGCTGCGCGATGCCCTGTACCTGCAGTGTGAGACCACTTGGGGTGGCCAGGCCTTCCTATCCAACCCCTTCCTCGTGCATATCACAG GAAATGAGCTCTATGACATCCAGCTGTTCCCCAAGAAATCACTGGAGCTGCTGGTTGGGGAAAAGCTGGTCCTGAACTGCACTGTGTGGGCTGAGTTCAATTCGGGTGTCACCTTCGACTGGGACTATCCAGGGAAGCAG GCAGAGCGGGGTAAGTGGGTGCCGGAGCGGCGATCCCAGCAGACTCACACAGAGCTCTCCAGCATCCTCACCATCCACAACGTCAGCCAGCACGACTTGGGCCCATATGTGTGTCTGGCCAACAATGGCATCCAGCAATTCCAGGAGAGCACTGAGGTCATTGTGCATG AAAAGCCCTTCATCAGCGTCGAGTGGCTCAAGGGTCCCATCCTGGAGGCCACGGCAGGAGACGAGCTGGTGAAACTGCCCGTGAAGCTGGCAGCATACCCCCCGCCGGAGTTCCAATG GTACAAGGACAGAAAAGCAGTGTCGGGGCGCCATAGTCCACACGTCCTGGTGCTCAAGGAGGTGACGGAAGCCAGTGCGGGCATCTACACCCTCGCCCTGTGGAACTCCGCGGCCGGCCTGAGGCGCAACATCAGCCTGGAGCTGGTGGTAAATG tgcctcccCACATCCACGAGAAGGAAGCCTCCTCCCCCAGCATCTACTCCCGCCATAGTCGCCAGGCCCTCACCTGTACTGCCTATGGAGTGCCCCCTCCTCTCAGCATCCAGTGGCACTGGCGGCCGTGGACGCCCTGCAAGACCTTCACCCAGCGCAGCCT CCAGCGGCGGCAGCAGCGAGACCAAATGCCACAGTGCCAGGACTGGAGGGAGGTGACCATGCAGGATGCTGTGAACCCCATTGAGAGCTTGGACACCTGGACTGAGTTTGTGGAGGGCAAAAATAAG ACGGTGAGCAAGCTGGTGATCCAGGACGCCAATGTGTCTGCCATGTACAAGTGCGTGGTCTTCAACAAAGTGGGCCAGGATGAGCGGCTCATCTACTTCTACGTGACCA ccatcCCCGATGGCTTCAGCATAGAATCGGAGCCATCAGAAGATCCTCTAGAGGGACAGGCCGTGCGCCTGAGCTGCCGGGCTGACAATTACACTTATCAGCATTTGCGCTGGTACCGCCTCAACCTGTCCACGTTGCATGACGCTCACGGGAACCCACTGCTGCTCGACTGCAAGAACGTGCACCTATTCGCCACGCCGCTGGCCGCCAGTCTGGAGGAGGCGGCGCCCGGGGTGCGCCACGCCACGCTCAGCCTGACCATCCCCAGCGTGGCACCAGAACATGAAGGCGACTACGTGTGCGAGGTGCAGGACCGGCGCAGCCACGACAAGCACTGCCACAAGAAGTACCTGTCAGTGCAGG ccctggaaGTCCCGCGGCTCACGCAGAACTTGACTGACCTCCTGGTGAATGTGAGCGATTCCTTGGAGATGAGGTGCCCGGTGGCCGGGGCGCACATGCCCAGCATCGTGTGGTACAAAGATGAGAGGCTGCTGGAGGAAGAGTCCG GAATCGACCTGGCGGACTCGAACCAGAGGCTGAGCATCCAGCGCGTACGCGAGGAGGATGCTGGGCGCTATCTGTGCAGTGTGTGCAACACCAAGGGCTGCGTCAACTCCTCTGCCAGCGTGGCCGTGGAAG GCTCCGAGGATAAAGGCAACATGGAGATCGTGATCCTTATTGGCACCGGGGTCATCGCCGTCTTCTTCtgggtcctcctcctcctcatcttcTGTAACATGAGGAGG CCAACCCATGCAGACATCAAGACCGGCTACTTGTCCATCATCATGGACCCTGGGGAAGTGCCTTTGGAGGAGCAGTGTGAATACCTGTCCTATGATGCCAGTCAGTGGGAGTTCCCCAGGGAACGGCTGCACCTCG GGAGAGTCCTCGGccatggggcctttgggaaggtgGTGGAAGCCTCGGCCTTTGGCATCAACAAGGGCAGCAGCTGTGACACTGTGGCCGTGAAAATGCTGAAAG AGGGCGCCACAGCCAGCGAGCACCGTGCCCTGATGTCAGAGCTCAAAATCCTAATCCACATCGGTAACCACCTCAACGTGGTCAACCTCCTGGGGGCCTGCACCAAGCCCAACG gccccctcATGGTGATCGTGGAGTTTTGCAAGTACGGCAACCTCTCCAACTTCTTGCGTGCCAAGCGGGAGGCCTTCAACCCCTACGCG GAGAAGTCCCTTGAGCAGCGAAGGCGCTTCTGCTCCATGGTGGAGGGTGCCAAGGCTGACCGGAGGAGGCCAGGGAGCAGCGACAGGGCCCTCCTCACAAGGCTCCTGATGGGCAAGGGTGGGGCAGGACGAGCCCCTCCGGTCCAAGAAG CTGAGGACCTGTGGCTGAGCCCACTGACCATGGAAGACCTTGTCTGCTACAGCTTCCAGGTGGCCCGAGGGATGGAGTTCCTGGCCTCTCGCAAG TGCATCCACAGAGACCTGGCTGCTCGGAACATCTTGCTGTCAGAAAGTGATGTGGTGAAGATCTGTGACTTTGGCCTGGCCCGggacatctacaaagaccctgaCTACGTGCGCAAGGGCAGT GCCCGACTGCCCCTGAAGTGGATGGCCCCCGAGAGCATCTTCGACAAGGTGTACACCACACAGAGCGATGTGTGGTCCTTTGGGGTGCTGCTCTGGGAGATCTTCTCCCTGG GGGCCTCCCCATACCCTGGGGTGCAGATCAATGAGGAGTTCTGCCAACGGCTGAAAGAAGGCACCCGGATGAGGGCCCCAGAGCTGGCCACTCCTGCCAT ACGCCGCATCATGCTGAGCTGCTGGGCCGGAGACCCCAAAGAGAGGCCTGCATTCTCAGATCTGGTGGAGATCCTGGGGGACCTGCTTCAGGGCAGGGGTCATCAG GAAGAGGAGGACTGCGTGGTTTCCTGTGGCTCTCAGAGCTCAGAGGAGGGAAGCTTCTTGCAGGCGTCCACCACGGCCCTGCATGTCATGGAGACTGATGCTGACATGGAGGACAGCCCACCAAGCCTGCACCGGCACAGCCTGGCTGCCAG ATATTATAATTGTGTGTCCTTTCCGGGATGCCTTGCCAGGGGGACTCAGACCCAGGGTCCCTTCAGGATGAAAACGTTCGAAGAATTTCCCATGACCCTGACAACCTACAAGGCCTCAGTG GATAGCCAGACGGACAGTGGGATGGTGCTGGCCTCCGAGGAATTTGAGCGGCTGGAGAGCAGGCACAGACAAGAAAGTGGGCTCAG CTGTAAAGGACCAGGCAGGAATATGGATGTGACCATGGCACACCCTGACCCCCCAGGGAGGCGGCAGAGGCCAGACCCAGGGACCCAGGGCCAGGTGTTCTACAACAGCGAGTACGGGGAGCTGGCAGGGCCACCAGAGGAGAGCGATGGCATCCCATCTGCCCAAGTGCCCTTCTTCACAGACAGCAGCTACTAA